CTAAACTGGTTTGCCGtattgtagtaaaattttacgattaaaaaaaaaaaaaacttagtcacattttatttttgtatgcGAGAGGTGTACTGTGAAGGTATTATATACATTGCAAACATTTGATCATGCATTTTGAATAAGAGAAATACTATctctataacattttcacatcAAATTCTAAGAGACACTATGCTCTTTTCttttagtaacttcttaattaCAATGGTAAAGCTCAAAACGGTGTCGCGTTACTAAACACTGAAGGACTGAACAGATCAACAGTTTCTGTTAAATGAGAACGGTGCTCGACAAACACGGCCAAACGATATTGTTTCGGTTAAATGAGAACGGTGTTGGTGAACAGTGTTCGTTATGACTAATTCAGACTAGCCAACATTCCATTTCCACAACAAATTTCCAATTTCTTGTGAAAACTCACTCTCAAATTTTCCCAAAGcgaaattctctctctcacacacactgcACACAGAGAATCGGAAGCAGATTGGAGCATGAAGCGGCGACAAGAGGAGGAAGAATCGGAGAGGGAGGGAATTAAAAGATCAAATAGTTTGACTTGCCTATCAGGTACTCGACAAAAGTCCCCAACGAATGCTGACATTATTAGCACACTACCGGACTCTCTCCTCTTGCACATCTCTCCTTTCTTCCAACCGAAGACTCTGTTGCAACAAGCATTTTGTCGAGCAGGTGGAGGCCTCTCTGCAATCAAGTCCAAGTTCTTAACTTAGACGAATTCTCACTTGTTAAGAGGTTAGGCTGTTACAAATTTGAGGATATAGTGTTCCGGATCTGGTATCGACTCCGCATAACTAATCCCTACCCGCTACGTGGGTTGTGCCTTTGTTGGGTTCACAATTGCCGTCTATGCTTTGTCGAGACATGGCTCTTTAACCGCATTCAATGTGGTATGCAAGAACTCAATCTCCATATTGAACCTAACCCAAGTTATAAATTGCCCGATAGTGTTTTCTTTTGTAGAACATTAGTGGTTCTCAAATTGGAAGGTGCGATTATTTTCAATCCTCCTAGATATGGTTCTGAGTTCGCAGGTCTGAAGCTTCTAAAACTCAAGGTTTTCTATGCAAACAAAGACTCTCTCTCCACGTTCCTAGCTGCCTGCCCAGTCCTCCAAGATTTGACCCTTGAGATTACTTACGATAGCGACGTCGTGTTTGAAGGCAAGCTCAATATTATTGTGCTCATACCTACACTCAAAAGATTTCATTGCCATATTCTTTTTAGTACACCACCATACAAACTCAAGATGAACACCCCCGCTCTCAAATACTTTTATTTCAAAGGTCCTTTGACAAACGATTTTGTGGTGGAAAACATGCCCACCTTGGTTGAATCAGTCATTGGAGTTGAAGAGGTTATTGCGAGTCTTGAAGATTATGCAAACAGCGCACGTGACTTCATCAGACCACTCTATAATGTTAAATCGCTGGAAATGAGCGTAGACACCGCAGTGGTAAGGTTGGAAGTCTTTGAAATGTTATgtttttcatgcattaaattCACTATATTAATTGAATAGCAAATTACTGCATAATATTGTTGTGATTGAGTTCTGAATATGTAAATTTTGTGCTTGTTATGTTGCCGTGCAGCTCCTCCTCCATGCTTCTGAACCTGATGGCATTACATTGTTCCATGATTTATCTTCGTTGAAGTTTTGTGGTGACCTTACCTGTGATCATGCATGGCATGCATTACGACTTTTAATTGGTCAGGCTCCAAAGATTCAAATACTTGCCTTTGAATTGACGGAACAGTTTCCATGTGCTTATAGCCCACTTGAGGGTTTCTTGGAGGAGCCACAGGATGTTCCTGGATGGCTGTCATCACATCTTACAACTTGTCATTATGATGGGTTTTTAGGGTTTCCAGTTGAGATGGAACTTGTTAGACAGATCCTGAAGGCAGCAAGTGTGTTAAAGACGATGAAAATCGTTATTGATAGTCATCTATACTCAAAGGAGAAGCTTCGAATTCACGAGGAATTAGGGAACTTCCAAAGGACCTCTCATATTTGTCAAATAGAATTTGACGAAGGACATTTCAAAGTTTTTGACATTTTAGATGAGCTTGGTGTTTTTGACGATTTGCTAGAATCTGCAATTTGAAAAACTCAAGCTCACCCTTTGGATTAAGCCTGTGTTAGGATCACTATGAACAGAATATTGATACTGTTGTTGCAGGTGTGCTGATGTTACAAGTGTGTTGTTGGCTGAGATGCAAGTGTGCTCTTGACTAAGATGCAAGCTATTGTGACACGTGGGTGACAGAATGTAGAATTGGAACGGGTCATGTGCTAGAATTGTAATGAGTCATATGCTGAATTGTAATGAGTCGTGCGGGAACAGTTAGTTGTAATTGACTAGAGTCAGTTGTAAGAGATAATGAGAGATATGAAAAAGAATTTAGGCAAACTACTACTTGTTTCTCTTAACCATTCTTTATCTCTTCCACTCTTCATAGTAGGCCTGGTTTTCCTCGAATTCAACCATCCTTATAGACCTATTATTTATTGTTAAGAAAAACCTTACAGCATGCAAGGTTTCAAATGGTCAGAATAAAACAACACAATGGTTAATAAAAGATACAGCAAAATTTACATTTCAGGGAATATAATACATAATAAAACAGTTTGTAGTGCCTCCCAACTAATTATAGTTTGCTTTCCTGTTTATCTTTTAGAAAAACTTGCTATATGAATTGCCATTTGGTAGAGTGTTGGATGACAAAGATTGATGTTTCCTCAATATCTTATATTCATGTTCACTACTATGAGTCTACGACAGAATGTTGCCTATTATATTTTCTTCGTCAACTCgttgatattttgatataaGTCTAAGAAAATTTCAAAGCTGGTATTAATTCTCAGAATATGGATAAATGGTTCACAGTATGTCAAGAAATAGATACTGTGAGCAACTGGAAGACAAAAAGCATTCATGGtaactttcaaaaatttttcCCCGGTGTCTGCTTGCTCATTTAAGTGTGTTTACTCGTTATCCTTTCATATCAGACAAATCTTTGCTCTTTAGATCACTTTTTTTTAAGCCAAACCTTTTATCTATACTGATCTTGGATCCAAACCCCATCAAAATTCTTTTGGTCATACTTAACCATCCTCTTGCCAGAATACTTCAAAGATATTACTTGATTCTTTTAATTCAACCTTCAATTTGCAGGTTCTTTGCTTTTGCAAGTGCTATTGCTTGTGTCTTCTCTGTGCTGTCCTTGCTCCTTAACCGGGCTAATTACTATTACTTGTTCCTTCATGATTTGGTATGAGctattttgttctttcttttttattttacttgttttcaAGTCTCcaattgtaaatattttatataaatttgcaAATGCATGGCCATGACTGCTGAGGGGTACATTGGATGTTATGGGAATACCAATATAGtatttgatcttacttttatctATCTCCTGTTCTCGGGAGCAACCTCATTCCTGTTTACTGTGTATAGATATCTTGGTGTTGTTATTCTTCCTATTCCTTTGTTCAGTTAAAGGCTTCAGCACCAATAGTGAACCTTGCACTTACAACACCGGAAATATATGTAAACCAACATTGGCAAATGCCTTCTTTAGCACCATTTGCACGCTTTCTTGGTGCTCTCACATCAGTATTTTCCTTTGTTGTCAGTCATGACTACTCAGACAAGCTCAATGGGGATTATGGTTTGCTTAATAACAACACTTTATGAGATTAAGCGTGTAAGTGAGAGTGAACCATCCTTGAGGAGACAACTTCTTATCTCAAGATTCTCAACTGTCTTGATGACTACTGGCATCGCCATGGTCAGTTTCTTTGCTTTGCCATCagagttttctttctttaattttgggaCTGACATGGTTGTAAAGAACAGGCACGCCTCTTCCCCTAAAAACAatctattttctctcttttggtAGAGTTGGTTTATTCCTCGTGATATTTTTGTCTCATTCATAAAATGATATGTGACTGCAGGCACCTTTTCTTCTGTGTGCAATTGGCTTGTGGGCTGGACTTGTTATTGGATACACTAGAGAGTATTATACTAGCAATGCTTACAGGTGAGTTATCTTCTTCAGGTTACTAATGCTTAGACTTTCTTCTGGTCTTCTATACTGCAGCAAATGATCTGAATATTGTTACATTGCGTATTGATATATGGATCCAGTTTTTCTGCCTTTGGCATTCTATACTTAAATTTGCCAGCCAAAACTATTAATACTGGGAACCTTTCAAAATTGGTTCCAAAAAGGGTACACTTTTGAAAGTGAACATTCCCAACTTATTCCTTAGAATTGGACAAGGCTAGAGGTCGACCCATAGTGGCTCAGAATCATGATGAAAtacaaaaattgttaaattttttcaatGAAGCTTTCTTGTTAGAAAGTAAATAACACGTAGATTACTTGTGGATTGCAATTCCTTCATAACATTGTGACATGTTTCTTCAATTCATGACTGTCAAAGAGAGGGCATCAACAATCCTAACAAATTTCCAAtatgaggaatttttcattgTGCATTGTGCAACGCCTCATAGAAGAAACGCTTTTGTGTATATTTGTATGTATTGTACCCATCAACTTATAATTGTAATGCTTATAACCATGTTCAAATATTGCAGTCCAGTGAAGGAAGTGGCAGATTTTTGTAGGATCGGTGCTGCAATAAATGATTGGCTCTGGGATACAAATCTGTCATCATTCCCATATTTGCCATTGCCATTTATGTGAGCTTTAGCATAGCTGCTATTTATGAAATTTCTTATTTCTGTGTCTGCTTTGGGAATGCTCATCACTATTGTCTACTGCCACTGGTCTTGCAATTGATGCTTATGGCCGCATAAGTAACAATACTGGTGGAATTGTAGGAATAGCTGGTATGAGCCATGAAATTCTTCAAAGAACAGATTCCTTAGATGCTGCCAGAAACACTACTGCTGCCATTGGCAAGGTGATCATCTTCACTTTCTGATTAAGACTTCGAGCAAATTCTTTTGAGGTCATCATGACCTTGCTGTGGATTAGAAGAACTTGACTTTAGCTGCAACCAAGGGGTAACTTCAATCCATATTATACCAAGTACATACTAATTTGGACAAACTGTTTGTCAACTTCTAAAATTCCAATTGAATATGACTTAATGGATTgctaaaataaaaggaatatgACTAACGGCAATGGAAAagttgttgaataaaataacCCCTGGCGATGAGAACTTCATAAAATCTATCACAGCATGAGCATTACAAAAATAGCGAAATTTCTTCATTAATTTTACTTTAATAAAACTTCTTAAATCTTGTTAAAACAATAACTTTAGAGTCAGATTTTACATTCAAattaaacttgaaatttaaattgcaaCCAAGTAAATCCTACAGTCATAAATCATAGTAATTCATGCTATCACTAATTCTCTATCGTGTGTATTATAAAACGGAGTTCTCCAATCACCTAACTAACTATCATCTCAAGTGTATGTAATCTCTCATCTCATACACACCAAATAATTGCATGCATTCTAAAACAAAGTTCTCTGAGCATCTAATTATACTCTGAAATATGTATAGTCTCTAGTCTCATATAGATCAGGTAATTACAAGGAGGAACCAAGACCTCATGGATGTAATGTTTTAGTTCAAATCATGGTTTCTATTGCATAATTAGCTCCCAAAActttagaataaaaaaagtattaaaaacaacTGCCACACCTCTATAACAAGATTGGAGCAGGGATTTTTTCTGACTAGATTCTATTTGAAAGAGGATTATGAAGCAATCCTTCAGAGGGGACCTTGGTTCATTGGAGAGCATTTTCTCTCCATTAGACCATGGGAACCAAACTTTCGTCCGGAATCGGCAAATGTCACTTCGGTGGCTGTCTGGATTAGACTTAACGGATTGCCAATCGAGTACTATAACTCAGAAGCTCTGCTTCAAATTGGGAAGTCCATTGGCAATGTATTAAGGGTTGACACTCACACTGCGAATGAAGCTAGAGGCAGGTTCGCTAGGCTTTGTGTTCAGATTGATGTGGATAAACCATTGGTGACAGCGGTGTTAATAGGGAGGTTTGAGCAACCGGTTTGTTATGAAAGCATTCATAAATTATTCTTTTCCTGTGGAAGAATGGGCCATAGGAAGGAAAATTGCCCGTACATGGTCCGTCCAAATCAGCCGGCGAAAGAAGGGTTGAAAGCAAATGGCAGGGACGATGAAGGACGGTCATGCGATATGCATTTACCGTACGGACCTGCAGAGGGAATGGAGGAAAACAAAGTCGTGCATGGGAATGCGGCTGAGGCGAGTCAGGAAAGTACGTACAGGCCTTGGACTGTAGTGGCGCGAAGGAGGAACATgccaaaaaaacaaaggagTGGAGGGGCCCAGGCTGTGCTGGATATTGAACGGCTAAAACAAGAACAGAGGAAAACAGAGGGTGTAgcaaagttcaaattcacaacgGGAAGGAAATTTGAGATTGATGGGCTAGGCAGAGAGTCTAAAAGGAAATTAGACACACCAATAGTTTTGGAGCAAGCCCAAATAGCAAGCCCAAATAACGGCTTAAGGCCGAGATACCCAAATGTGAACCATATCCCCTCAACTCGCAAGATTGTTGGATCATCCACGTCGTTAGAGCAGCAGGTTATGAGTGCCGCTTATTTAAATGATGCTGGGCC
The DNA window shown above is from Quercus lobata isolate SW786 chromosome 7, ValleyOak3.0 Primary Assembly, whole genome shotgun sequence and carries:
- the LOC115953518 gene encoding FBD-associated F-box protein At4g10400-like, with protein sequence MQELNLHIEPNPSYKLPDSVFFCRTLVVLKLEGAIIFNPPRYGSEFAGLKLLKLKVFYANKDSLSTFLAACPVLQDLTLEITYDSDVVFEGKLNIIVLIPTLKRFHCHILFSTPPYKLKMNTPALKYFYFKGPLTNDFVVENMPTLVESVIGVEEVIASLEDYANSARDFIRPLYNVKSLEMSVDTAVLLLHASEPDGITLFHDLSSLKFCGDLTCDHAWHALRLLIGQAPKIQILAFELTEQFPCAYSPLEGFLEEPQDVPGWLSSHLTTCHYDGFLGFPVEMELVRQILKAASVLKTMKIVIDSHLYSKEKLRIHEELGNFQRTSHICQIEFDEGHFKVFDILDELGVFDDLLESAI